The proteins below are encoded in one region of Aquisphaera giovannonii:
- a CDS encoding DUF4132 domain-containing protein produces the protein MKSFRERATSGTLKYFANDKDVDAALRYVETGDRAILAALKPSTSYRGHAQFGLAEAINEARHFDEEDRRAVQVLLHLKTLPHLATWLARALSSERPGEDVHALVRSAAEGIGVPPLVVATMTATFVPVLLRGQEPNSAGRYLLELDEAELTDAVRAAAEIKDSPARLTGLLDLLFACAPGRLDAIAPLVLGSGGINPTLAEILLRRGGQRFEDLVADFWRTKCELSERHKFSALLVAHHPARFREEALEVTRRDLPRLEVKYVTEGVHAWLVETYGKAALEDVTGHFRRNVLQSYRIGPLAEALQVSLGRDALPAFQVLAGYPDGGVRLIAAKHLVNLSDGESDGLIRETLSIGLKDALAETSSYVDRRVDWIRLIAGWNPASFEDELFALAENKTKAVRDASARAVSRIGEAILSRVLPMLSHKKKDLRLWATVALTALGTPAAAEALEARLHAEDDDDVRDAMLEVLDAARTARGRVVTREEIEARAARSEKKLKNLPAKWLDLATLPPLSWSDGTPIGERMTRYLLYRQARAKEILPDIGARPMYPWIDPKAGAEFALAVLRGYLSTNLAPADRWIFAIAALLGDDRIVPLLNRQVQDCADSSRGKMAEYGVQSLALLGSDAALTMVDALALRYRTKNKNVGAAATDAFAAAAARRGVSVDELGDRVVPWLGFEPGKPRVVEAGGKTFEVAISPDWKLTYRDVEKNKKVGSLPKSASKGVLDALKAEAAMLKDAVKGQKARLENLLVVQHRWPIARWKELFLDHPVLLPFAMRLVWGAYDPEGRLVGSFQALEDRSLTTAEDEPFELTDAPGNVVGMVHPLELDEASLRAWRTHLADYEIAPPFPQLDRPVVAVKDDEKGTKISPALRGTSLNAMTFRGRAEKLGWARGSVNDGGSVDAYRKTFPAAKVDAFLGIDGLYMGIGREESITLEDFCFVRGGSVEVGSYTYDRPLEVTDGRLIPFASVPPIVFSEVMADLGKISGKGGSDDADAG, from the coding sequence ATGAAGAGCTTCCGCGAGCGAGCCACGTCGGGCACCCTCAAGTACTTCGCGAACGACAAGGACGTCGATGCGGCGCTCCGGTACGTCGAGACCGGCGATCGCGCCATCCTGGCGGCCCTCAAGCCCTCGACTAGCTACAGGGGCCACGCGCAGTTTGGGCTCGCGGAGGCGATCAACGAGGCCAGGCACTTCGACGAGGAGGACCGGCGGGCCGTCCAGGTGCTCCTCCACCTGAAGACGCTGCCTCACCTCGCCACCTGGCTGGCCCGGGCCCTGAGTTCCGAGCGGCCCGGCGAGGACGTCCACGCCTTGGTCCGTTCGGCCGCCGAGGGGATCGGCGTCCCCCCTCTCGTCGTCGCCACGATGACCGCCACGTTCGTCCCCGTCCTCCTCCGCGGGCAGGAGCCGAATTCGGCGGGACGCTACCTCCTGGAGCTGGATGAGGCCGAGCTCACGGACGCCGTCCGGGCGGCGGCCGAGATCAAGGACTCCCCCGCGAGGCTCACGGGGCTCCTCGACCTGCTCTTCGCTTGCGCCCCCGGCCGCCTCGACGCGATCGCGCCGCTCGTGCTCGGGAGCGGCGGGATCAACCCGACACTCGCCGAGATCCTGCTCAGGAGGGGCGGGCAGCGGTTCGAAGACCTGGTCGCCGACTTCTGGCGAACGAAGTGCGAGCTGAGCGAGCGGCACAAATTCTCGGCCCTGCTCGTCGCCCACCATCCCGCCAGGTTTCGAGAGGAGGCGCTCGAGGTCACCAGGCGGGACCTGCCCCGGCTCGAGGTGAAATACGTGACCGAGGGCGTCCATGCCTGGCTAGTCGAGACCTACGGGAAGGCGGCCCTGGAGGACGTCACGGGCCATTTTCGGCGGAATGTCCTCCAATCGTACCGGATCGGCCCGCTCGCCGAGGCGCTGCAAGTCTCGCTAGGCCGGGATGCCCTCCCGGCGTTCCAGGTCCTGGCCGGTTATCCGGACGGCGGCGTCCGCCTGATCGCGGCGAAGCACCTGGTGAACCTATCCGACGGCGAGTCGGACGGTCTGATCCGTGAGACCCTGTCGATCGGCTTGAAGGACGCGCTCGCCGAGACGAGCTCCTACGTGGACCGCCGCGTGGACTGGATCCGCCTGATCGCAGGCTGGAACCCGGCGTCCTTCGAGGACGAGCTGTTCGCCCTCGCGGAGAACAAGACCAAGGCCGTCCGCGACGCGTCGGCGCGGGCCGTCTCGAGGATCGGCGAAGCGATCTTGTCGCGTGTCCTCCCGATGCTTTCGCACAAGAAGAAGGATCTCCGGCTCTGGGCGACGGTCGCGCTGACGGCCCTCGGCACGCCGGCCGCCGCGGAGGCCCTGGAGGCGAGGCTCCACGCGGAGGACGACGACGACGTCCGCGACGCGATGCTCGAGGTCCTGGACGCCGCCCGGACGGCCCGCGGCCGCGTCGTGACGCGCGAGGAGATCGAGGCACGCGCCGCCCGCTCGGAGAAGAAGCTCAAGAACCTTCCCGCGAAATGGCTGGACCTCGCGACCTTGCCGCCCCTCTCGTGGTCCGACGGGACGCCGATCGGGGAGCGGATGACTCGTTACCTGCTCTATCGCCAGGCGCGGGCGAAGGAGATCCTCCCGGACATCGGGGCGCGTCCGATGTACCCTTGGATCGACCCGAAGGCCGGCGCCGAGTTCGCCCTGGCGGTCCTTCGCGGATACCTGTCCACCAACCTCGCCCCGGCCGACCGCTGGATCTTCGCGATCGCGGCCCTGCTCGGCGACGACCGGATCGTCCCGCTCCTCAATCGCCAGGTCCAGGATTGCGCCGACTCCTCCCGCGGCAAGATGGCCGAGTACGGGGTCCAGTCGCTGGCCCTCCTCGGGAGCGACGCCGCGCTCACGATGGTCGATGCCCTGGCCCTGAGGTACCGGACCAAGAACAAGAACGTCGGGGCCGCGGCGACCGACGCCTTCGCGGCCGCCGCCGCCCGGAGGGGCGTCTCCGTGGACGAGCTGGGCGACCGCGTGGTCCCCTGGCTGGGCTTCGAGCCCGGCAAGCCGCGCGTCGTGGAGGCCGGGGGCAAGACCTTCGAGGTGGCGATCAGCCCCGACTGGAAGCTGACCTATCGCGACGTCGAGAAGAACAAGAAGGTGGGGTCGCTCCCGAAGAGTGCGTCGAAGGGCGTCCTCGACGCCCTCAAGGCCGAGGCCGCGATGCTCAAGGACGCGGTCAAGGGGCAGAAGGCCCGGCTGGAGAACCTCCTCGTCGTCCAGCACCGCTGGCCGATCGCGCGCTGGAAAGAGCTATTCCTGGATCATCCGGTCCTCCTCCCCTTCGCCATGCGACTCGTCTGGGGCGCGTACGATCCCGAGGGCCGGCTGGTCGGCTCGTTCCAGGCGCTCGAGGACCGCAGCCTGACGACGGCGGAGGACGAGCCGTTCGAGCTGACCGACGCACCCGGCAACGTCGTGGGGATGGTCCACCCGCTCGAGCTCGACGAGGCTTCTCTCCGGGCCTGGAGGACGCACCTGGCCGACTACGAGATCGCCCCGCCCTTCCCGCAGCTCGACCGGCCCGTCGTGGCGGTCAAGGACGACGAGAAGGGGACGAAGATCTCCCCCGCGCTCCGGGGGACGAGCCTCAACGCGATGACGTTCCGCGGCCGCGCGGAGAAGCTCGGCTGGGCGCGGGGCTCCGTCAACGACGGCGGCAGCGTGGACGCCTATCGCAAGACCTTCCCCGCGGCGAAGGTGGACGCCTTCCTGGGGATCGACGGGCTCTACATGGGGATCGGGCGGGAGGAGTCGATCACGCTGGAGGACTTCTGCTTCGTCCGCGGGGGGAGCGTGGAGGTCGGGAGCTACACGTACGACCGGCCCCTCGAGGTCACCGACGGCCGATTGATCCCGTTCGCCTCGGTCCCGCCGATCGTCTTCTCGGAGGTCATGGCGGACCTCGGGAAGATCTCCGGCAAGGGCGGATCGGACGACGCGGACGCCGGCTGA
- a CDS encoding DUF4132 domain-containing protein translates to MSTFRDRLKQAHSDHCLRHPAIALAVQYAETGDAGSLAKLARVNPSDYRWSSFLEGFSKPRDFDEEDRRVLEVLFRIDALPEIAQWLNQQLIAESPGEDVHATAREAADAAGSPRVALDRMTATYLPVLEAAGVPNSAGRYLLGLTPEELGEAATPPALDERHRSFVAPFGGLVDLLFAHAPDRLDRIVPAIFTPGNADETIARALLEKGGKRFEHVVAGAWRRVENETVRNRLSRVLVEHDPAGYRGEALELTRKDLAAALGRPYFPNQTYLWLLETYGAEVVEDLATYFRRPDLATFNSGPLAEQVAKTLGADCFPALAGLAANPNVANRAIAATHLIQLDDGSHAGFIRETLRKGLKDAAGGPASFEQDTRPAWIRLIAGWDASGFEDLLVGLADDRSKPIRDASARAFAKVGDAGLPLALPLLADKKKDRRLWATFALAGMGTPAAVEALEGRIDEEKDDDIRDAMLEVLDAARAARGHVVTREEVEGRVLRSEKKLKAPGAGWIDEGALPPLSYADGTPLGEQATRYLLLRQSRSKEMVPDVEARHLAALLDRKTSGDFALALLKQFLGTKHEAADRWTLAVAGMLGDDRVVPTLNRLVQEWADSSRGKMAEYAVQALALLGTDAALMTVDALALRYRTKYKNVGAAAVAAFEAAAARRGITVDELGDLVVPWLGFEPGKERVVEAGGKAFRVTIGPDWKLAYRDVEKNKDVASLPKAAPKETLDGLKAEAAILKDVAKGQKARLENLLVVQHRWPIARWRSLFLDHPVLLPFAMRLVWGECDTTGKLVGTFQALEDRSLTTARDEPYELREEHSWIGMVHPLELDAETLQAWRAHLADYEITPPFPQLDRPVIAVSDGEKETKISDRFRGTELNGMTFRGRAEKLGWTRGSVVDAGHVDAYRKAFPASGVEVFLSIEGLYMGMSREDSITLHDLCFARGGSVKVGSYTYDRPSRESDERLIPFGSIPPIVYSEVMADVGKISGKGGADDEGAD, encoded by the coding sequence ATGAGCACCTTCCGCGACCGTCTCAAGCAGGCCCACTCCGACCATTGCCTCCGGCACCCCGCGATCGCCCTCGCGGTCCAGTATGCCGAGACCGGGGACGCGGGCTCGCTGGCGAAGCTCGCTCGCGTTAACCCGTCGGACTACCGGTGGAGTTCATTCCTCGAAGGGTTCAGCAAGCCCCGCGACTTCGACGAGGAGGACCGGCGCGTGCTCGAGGTCCTCTTCCGGATCGACGCCCTCCCCGAGATCGCGCAGTGGCTCAACCAGCAGCTCATTGCTGAATCTCCCGGCGAGGACGTCCACGCGACGGCCCGGGAGGCCGCGGACGCCGCGGGCTCGCCCCGCGTGGCGCTCGACCGGATGACGGCCACGTACCTGCCCGTGCTCGAGGCCGCGGGCGTCCCGAACTCGGCCGGGCGGTATCTCCTGGGGCTGACGCCCGAGGAGCTGGGAGAGGCCGCGACCCCGCCGGCACTCGACGAGCGGCATCGGAGCTTCGTCGCCCCCTTCGGCGGCCTGGTCGACCTGCTCTTCGCCCACGCGCCGGATCGCCTCGACCGGATCGTCCCCGCCATCTTCACGCCCGGGAATGCGGACGAGACGATCGCGCGGGCGTTGCTGGAGAAGGGAGGGAAGCGGTTCGAGCACGTCGTCGCCGGGGCCTGGCGCCGCGTCGAGAACGAGACGGTCCGGAATCGCCTGTCGCGCGTCCTGGTCGAGCACGACCCCGCGGGCTACCGAGGCGAGGCGCTGGAGCTGACCCGGAAGGACCTCGCTGCGGCCCTCGGCCGGCCGTACTTCCCCAACCAGACGTACCTCTGGCTCCTGGAGACCTACGGGGCCGAGGTCGTCGAGGACCTGGCCACCTACTTCCGGCGGCCCGACCTGGCCACGTTCAATTCCGGGCCTCTCGCCGAGCAGGTCGCGAAGACGCTGGGCGCGGATTGCTTCCCCGCGCTCGCGGGGCTCGCGGCCAACCCGAACGTCGCCAACCGGGCGATCGCGGCGACGCACCTGATCCAGCTCGACGACGGCAGCCACGCCGGGTTCATCCGCGAGACGCTCCGGAAGGGGCTGAAGGACGCCGCCGGGGGCCCCGCCTCCTTCGAGCAGGACACGCGGCCGGCCTGGATCAGGCTGATCGCCGGCTGGGACGCTTCGGGCTTCGAAGACCTCCTCGTGGGACTCGCCGACGACAGGTCGAAGCCCATCCGCGACGCCTCCGCGCGGGCCTTCGCGAAGGTTGGCGACGCCGGCCTTCCCCTCGCCCTGCCGCTCCTCGCGGACAAGAAGAAGGACCGCCGCCTCTGGGCGACCTTCGCGCTCGCCGGGATGGGGACGCCCGCGGCCGTCGAGGCCCTGGAGGGCCGGATCGACGAGGAGAAGGACGACGACATCCGCGACGCGATGCTCGAGGTCCTCGACGCCGCCCGCGCGGCCCGGGGCCACGTCGTCACCCGCGAGGAGGTGGAGGGCCGGGTCCTCCGCTCCGAGAAGAAGCTGAAGGCGCCGGGCGCGGGCTGGATCGACGAGGGGGCCCTGCCCCCGCTCTCGTACGCCGACGGCACCCCGCTCGGCGAGCAGGCCACGCGCTACCTCCTCCTCCGCCAGTCCCGATCCAAGGAGATGGTGCCGGACGTCGAGGCCAGGCACCTCGCCGCACTGCTCGACCGGAAGACGAGCGGCGACTTCGCCCTGGCCCTGCTCAAGCAGTTCCTCGGGACGAAGCACGAGGCCGCCGACCGCTGGACGCTGGCCGTCGCCGGAATGCTCGGCGACGACCGCGTGGTGCCGACGCTGAACCGGCTCGTCCAGGAGTGGGCGGACTCCTCCCGGGGGAAGATGGCCGAGTATGCCGTGCAGGCGCTCGCCCTGCTCGGGACCGACGCGGCGCTCATGACCGTGGATGCCCTCGCGCTCCGCTATCGGACCAAGTACAAGAACGTCGGCGCCGCGGCCGTCGCCGCCTTCGAAGCCGCGGCCGCCCGGCGCGGGATCACGGTGGACGAGCTCGGGGACCTCGTCGTCCCGTGGCTCGGGTTCGAGCCGGGCAAGGAACGGGTCGTCGAGGCCGGCGGCAAGGCGTTCCGGGTCACGATCGGCCCCGACTGGAAGCTCGCGTACCGGGACGTCGAGAAGAACAAGGACGTCGCCTCGCTCCCCAAGGCCGCGCCGAAGGAGACCCTGGACGGCCTGAAGGCCGAGGCCGCCATCCTCAAGGACGTCGCCAAGGGTCAGAAGGCGAGGCTGGAGAACCTGCTCGTCGTCCAGCACCGCTGGCCAATCGCCCGCTGGAGGTCGCTGTTCCTGGACCATCCCGTGCTGCTCCCCTTCGCCATGCGCCTGGTCTGGGGGGAATGCGACACGACGGGCAAGCTCGTCGGGACCTTTCAGGCGCTCGAGGACCGCAGCCTGACGACGGCCCGGGACGAGCCGTACGAGCTGCGCGAGGAGCATTCCTGGATCGGCATGGTCCACCCGCTTGAGCTGGACGCCGAGACGCTCCAGGCGTGGCGGGCCCACCTGGCCGATTACGAGATCACGCCGCCGTTCCCCCAGCTCGACCGCCCCGTCATCGCCGTGTCGGATGGCGAGAAGGAGACGAAGATCTCCGACAGGTTCCGCGGCACGGAGCTGAACGGCATGACGTTCCGCGGCCGCGCGGAGAAGCTCGGCTGGACGCGCGGATCGGTGGTCGACGCCGGGCACGTGGACGCCTATCGCAAGGCCTTCCCGGCGTCCGGCGTGGAGGTCTTCCTCAGCATCGAGGGCCTCTACATGGGGATGAGTCGCGAGGACTCGATCACGCTGCACGACCTCTGCTTCGCCCGCGGCGGGAGCGTGAAGGTCGGGAGCTACACCTACGACCGCCCCTCGAGGGAGTCCGACGAGCGGCTAATCCCCTTCGGCTCCATCCCGCCGATCGTCTACTCCGAGGTCATGGCCGATGTCGGGAAGATATCCGGAAAGGGCGGGGCAGACGACGAGGGGGCCGATTGA
- a CDS encoding SWIM zinc finger family protein encodes MDGADPLVATFRRGLAAFDDDALAALANKGLVRRARKDLETISPRLLGAGDKPDRLRVEVADGLAELALPPAQSRCSCPASGICRHILAALIFVKEMASEGDPAVATTEEVEAVSEASGLPASAEVLALDDEAIGKWSGRPLLNKVKKMLAQGLPVDLEPGYGLVARLPTRNVTCRWMPGGGLDGMLCSCHAAGACEHRVAAVLAFQIDRGARPPEAFAESALSASSDAPRTRDEVLASVGDVLAQMVSTGLSRLSRGTAERLRTLAISAQGVDLPRLQRLLHALSSEVELYLARDAQADAARVLGQAARVEMLRLGLLKRPSPHLVGQHRTAYEPVGDVELVGLGARVWRTRSGFWGLTIYFWDRAARNWATWSDSRPVATPGFDPAARFRADGPWSGLGCPAEAARKAVRLSGAYRNRQGRLSGRPSTQAMTLGPSVPDEVPARIASWADLASRASSLFGGGFKDRTEQDAIVLIAPALWGPAAFDEVRQELVRDVLDAEGRRLPLVLRHEEIAGKAVATLERHDPSGTTSVLGILVLEAGRLCVLPITLHTAKGPIHLSLDGEVRAGGPSPTRRADDRDAEEDIEGDDAEAGGEEPAEPTATNLGRLLGRVADDLLGLAEGGPAAFGRVVPLRAAAAGLEALGLGTLGEAVGRVVEVLESLRRGELSDPAPVSRQVLIAFHLARLCQSQEAVNLAAEAIRPAAADARSTPP; translated from the coding sequence ATGGATGGCGCGGATCCTCTCGTAGCGACGTTCCGCCGGGGCCTGGCGGCCTTCGACGACGACGCCCTCGCCGCGCTCGCGAACAAGGGGCTCGTCCGCCGGGCCCGCAAGGACCTGGAGACGATCTCGCCGAGGCTGCTGGGCGCCGGCGATAAGCCCGATCGGCTCCGCGTCGAGGTGGCCGACGGCTTGGCCGAGCTCGCGCTCCCGCCGGCCCAGTCGCGCTGCTCGTGCCCGGCGAGCGGGATCTGCCGGCACATCCTGGCGGCCCTGATCTTCGTCAAGGAAATGGCGAGCGAGGGTGATCCGGCCGTCGCGACGACGGAGGAAGTCGAAGCGGTTTCGGAGGCCTCCGGGCTCCCCGCCTCGGCCGAGGTCCTCGCCCTGGACGACGAGGCGATCGGCAAGTGGTCCGGCCGGCCGCTGTTGAACAAGGTCAAGAAGATGCTCGCGCAGGGCCTGCCGGTGGATCTCGAGCCGGGCTACGGCCTCGTCGCGCGCCTGCCCACGCGGAACGTCACCTGCCGGTGGATGCCCGGCGGCGGGCTCGACGGCATGCTCTGCTCGTGCCACGCGGCGGGGGCCTGCGAGCACCGCGTGGCCGCCGTCCTGGCGTTCCAGATCGACCGCGGGGCCCGCCCGCCGGAGGCGTTCGCCGAGTCGGCGCTCTCCGCCTCGTCGGACGCGCCGAGGACGCGGGACGAGGTGCTCGCGTCGGTCGGGGACGTGCTGGCCCAGATGGTCTCCACCGGGCTCTCGCGGCTCTCGCGGGGGACGGCGGAGCGGCTGCGGACGCTCGCCATCTCGGCCCAGGGGGTGGACCTGCCTCGGCTCCAGCGGCTGCTCCACGCCCTCTCCTCCGAGGTCGAGCTCTACCTCGCCCGCGACGCCCAGGCCGACGCCGCCCGCGTGCTCGGCCAGGCGGCCCGCGTCGAGATGCTCCGCCTGGGCCTGCTGAAGCGGCCCTCGCCGCACCTCGTCGGCCAGCACCGCACGGCCTACGAGCCCGTCGGCGACGTCGAGCTCGTCGGGCTGGGCGCTCGCGTCTGGAGGACGAGGAGCGGCTTCTGGGGCCTCACGATCTACTTCTGGGACCGGGCCGCCCGGAACTGGGCGACATGGTCCGACTCGCGGCCGGTCGCGACCCCGGGCTTCGACCCGGCCGCACGCTTCCGGGCCGACGGCCCGTGGAGCGGTCTCGGCTGCCCGGCCGAGGCGGCGAGGAAGGCGGTCCGCCTCTCCGGCGCGTACCGCAACCGCCAGGGCCGGCTCTCCGGGCGGCCATCGACCCAGGCGATGACCCTCGGCCCGTCCGTGCCCGACGAGGTCCCGGCGCGGATTGCGAGCTGGGCCGACCTGGCGAGCCGGGCGTCCTCCCTGTTCGGCGGGGGGTTCAAGGACCGAACGGAGCAGGACGCCATCGTCCTGATCGCGCCGGCGTTGTGGGGGCCGGCGGCCTTCGACGAGGTCCGTCAGGAGCTCGTCCGGGACGTCCTGGATGCGGAGGGCCGGCGCCTGCCCCTGGTGCTCCGCCACGAGGAGATCGCGGGGAAGGCGGTCGCGACCCTGGAGCGGCACGACCCCTCCGGCACGACGTCGGTCCTGGGCATCCTCGTCCTCGAGGCGGGCAGGCTCTGCGTCCTGCCCATCACGCTGCACACGGCGAAAGGGCCGATCCACCTGTCGCTCGACGGGGAGGTCCGGGCCGGCGGGCCGTCTCCGACTCGTCGCGCGGACGATCGGGACGCCGAGGAGGATATCGAAGGTGACGACGCCGAGGCGGGGGGCGAGGAGCCGGCGGAGCCGACGGCGACGAACCTCGGCCGGCTCCTCGGACGCGTCGCGGACGACCTCCTGGGCCTTGCCGAGGGCGGCCCCGCGGCGTTCGGCCGGGTGGTCCCACTACGGGCCGCCGCCGCCGGCCTGGAGGCCCTGGGTCTGGGCACGCTCGGCGAGGCCGTGGGCCGGGTCGTCGAGGTCCTCGAATCCCTCCGACGCGGCGAGCTGTCCGACCCGGCCCCGGTCTCCCGTCAGGTGCTGATCGCCTTCCACCTCGCGCGCCTCTGCCAGTCGCAGGAGGCCGTCAACCTCGCGGCCGAGGCGATCCGCCCCGCCGCGGCGGACGCCCGCTCGACGCCGCCTTGA
- a CDS encoding VWA domain-containing protein, producing MPDPAESTEPGRDPAADDLLARQRWRLVLGKFSERSLGSGFGDEGAAVPGSSGPGSGKPGAGGGGGREGRGGRYGRMDRALDYLYGREYGRRGIRGFSPTGGDEASVLAIPDWLKDVRELFPRETVEVLEKHALERYGMTELVTDAEALGKMEPSYELLKAVMSFRHLMEPNVLRAARALVRQVVEDLKRKLTQEVRPVLWGKLNRQRRSPLKVARNLDWHRTIRANLKNYDRQEKRIVLESLLFSSRVERHMPWHIIMAVDCSGSMMDSVIHSAIMAGIFKALPAVRVSLVAFDTAVVDLSEHADDPTEVLMSVQLGGGTNIAGAMGYCEGLVRTPSRTIVVLVTDFCEGVAGHLLPASVKRLREAGARVLGLAALDAEANPVYDRNMAERCVAAGAEVAALTPRRLAEWMARILS from the coding sequence GTGCCTGATCCCGCGGAATCGACCGAGCCGGGACGCGACCCGGCGGCGGACGACCTGCTGGCCCGGCAGCGCTGGCGGCTGGTCCTCGGCAAGTTCTCGGAGCGGAGCCTGGGCTCCGGCTTCGGCGACGAGGGGGCGGCGGTCCCCGGGTCGTCCGGTCCGGGATCCGGGAAGCCGGGGGCAGGCGGGGGCGGCGGGCGAGAGGGCCGCGGCGGGCGCTACGGGCGCATGGACCGGGCGCTCGACTACCTCTACGGCCGCGAGTACGGGCGCCGGGGCATCCGCGGGTTCAGCCCGACCGGCGGGGACGAGGCGAGCGTCCTGGCCATCCCCGACTGGCTGAAGGACGTCCGCGAGCTCTTCCCCCGGGAGACGGTCGAGGTCCTGGAGAAGCACGCGCTCGAGCGGTACGGCATGACCGAGCTCGTCACCGACGCCGAGGCCCTCGGCAAGATGGAGCCCAGCTACGAGCTCCTCAAGGCGGTCATGTCGTTCCGCCACCTGATGGAGCCGAATGTCCTCCGGGCCGCCCGGGCGCTCGTTCGCCAGGTCGTCGAGGACCTCAAGAGGAAGCTCACCCAGGAGGTCCGCCCGGTCCTCTGGGGCAAGCTCAACCGCCAGCGTCGCAGCCCCCTGAAGGTGGCCCGCAACCTGGACTGGCACCGGACGATCCGCGCCAACCTCAAGAACTACGACCGCCAGGAGAAGCGGATCGTCCTGGAGTCGCTCCTCTTCTCGTCGAGGGTCGAGCGTCACATGCCGTGGCACATCATCATGGCCGTCGACTGCAGCGGCTCGATGATGGACAGCGTAATCCACTCCGCCATCATGGCTGGCATCTTCAAGGCCCTGCCGGCCGTCCGCGTGAGCCTGGTCGCCTTCGACACGGCCGTGGTGGACCTGTCCGAGCACGCCGACGACCCGACCGAGGTCCTCATGAGCGTGCAGCTCGGCGGCGGGACGAACATCGCCGGCGCGATGGGATACTGCGAGGGACTCGTCCGGACGCCCTCGCGGACGATCGTCGTCCTGGTCACCGACTTCTGCGAGGGGGTGGCCGGGCACCTGCTGCCGGCCTCGGTGAAGCGGCTCCGCGAGGCCGGGGCGCGGGTCCTCGGGCTAGCGGCGCTCGACGCCGAGGCCAATCCGGTGTACGACCGCAACATGGCCGAGCGGTGCGTGGCCGCCGGGGCGGAGGTCGCGGCGCTCACGCCGAGGAGGCTCGCCGAATGGATGGCGCGGATCCTCTCGTAG